In Geminocystis sp. NIES-3708, a single window of DNA contains:
- a CDS encoding pentapeptide repeat-containing protein, with protein sequence MTKLSIIFSTFFTAILFPFSVSAENVTHLTQLLNTKQCENCDLTQVGLVMTNLTGANLRGANLMGANLSRANLTGADLSNANLSGASFHGANLSGANLSGAVLNNSDFRNAYVQGIILNGTDISSAHIQGVVGIPANAGNAEQFYLWGVSEDKKGNYPMAVKYYSQAIEMNPDFAQAYLGRAIIKSRYGQTNPAIKDGEKAEELFKAQDNSDGYVLSNRFIQLVKARTESEANDGNEGSPAFVQIVNSVAPLLFKLLLP encoded by the coding sequence ATGACTAAACTGAGTATTATATTTTCAACTTTCTTCACAGCTATTCTTTTTCCCTTTTCCGTGAGTGCCGAAAATGTCACTCATTTAACTCAATTATTAAACACTAAACAGTGTGAAAATTGTGATTTAACCCAAGTAGGTTTAGTCATGACTAATTTAACAGGGGCAAACTTAAGAGGTGCAAACCTGATGGGGGCAAATTTAAGTCGTGCCAATTTGACAGGGGCAGATTTAAGTAATGCAAATTTAAGTGGTGCATCTTTTCATGGGGCAAATCTTTCTGGGGCAAATCTTTCTGGGGCGGTGTTAAATAATAGTGATTTTAGAAATGCCTATGTTCAAGGTATTATTTTAAATGGCACAGATATATCAAGTGCTCACATACAAGGAGTTGTAGGGATTCCTGCTAATGCTGGTAACGCAGAGCAATTTTATTTATGGGGTGTTTCGGAAGACAAAAAAGGAAATTATCCTATGGCGGTAAAATATTATTCCCAAGCCATCGAAATGAATCCAGATTTCGCTCAAGCCTATCTAGGTAGAGCAATTATTAAATCTCGTTATGGGCAAACTAACCCTGCCATCAAAGATGGAGAAAAAGCAGAAGAATTATTTAAAGCTCAAGATAACTCCGATGGTTATGTATTATCTAATCGTTTTATACAATTAGTCAAAGCCCGTACTGAATCTGAAGCCAATGATGGAAACGAAGGAAGTCCTGCATTTGTACAAATTGTCAACTCTGTCGCTCCTTTGTTGTTTAAATTATTGCTTCCTTAA
- a CDS encoding proton extrusion protein PcxA, translating to MFNRFLRSTKRWIGNNSQNALEEAYQRALAIKKIESEHFAGQKIDLNNCNYGDKVFAYFEGELRSNLRIIDVKINQFKASKSVHNFFENNHKQGYDPIDNSYTQELILERLNFIDQVINKYNNYNTSLKTVEITKENIADNGQSLSKENKLSKSSIINNSSTNIPSSNEKISGKTSVLPRSFLRTLDRIKQEIDPKAVETEQNVINKFRKSRYKTAISVKFLLLLIIVPLLVHNLAKITLGKVFIDPYFSQHQEVVFINQDLQEEALMELKTYEESLNLKHIIGLMPDLSAEEKEEKIKEKAQELVQNFRNQSSNAIKNIFADIFSFIAFGLILVYSKSELSILKSFIDETVYGLSDSAKAFLIILFTDIFVGFHSPHGWEIILENIARHFGLPENRDFNFLFIATFPVILDTVLKYWIFRYLNRISPSAVATYKNMNES from the coding sequence ATGTTTAATCGTTTTCTCCGCTCTACTAAACGCTGGATTGGTAATAATTCTCAAAACGCTTTAGAAGAAGCATATCAAAGAGCATTAGCCATCAAGAAAATCGAATCAGAACATTTTGCCGGCCAAAAAATTGATCTCAATAATTGTAATTACGGGGATAAAGTTTTTGCTTATTTTGAAGGGGAATTACGTTCAAACTTACGCATCATTGACGTAAAAATTAATCAATTTAAAGCCAGTAAATCGGTTCATAATTTTTTTGAGAATAATCATAAACAAGGATATGATCCCATCGATAATAGTTATACACAGGAGCTAATCTTAGAAAGATTAAATTTTATTGATCAAGTTATTAATAAATACAACAATTACAATACATCACTCAAAACTGTAGAAATAACAAAAGAAAACATTGCTGATAATGGACAATCTTTGTCGAAGGAGAATAAATTATCGAAATCATCAATTATTAATAATTCATCCACTAATATTCCATCTAGTAACGAGAAAATATCAGGGAAGACAAGTGTATTGCCTCGTTCTTTTTTAAGAACTTTAGATCGAATTAAACAAGAAATTGATCCCAAAGCAGTAGAAACAGAACAAAATGTTATCAATAAATTTAGAAAATCAAGATATAAAACAGCTATCTCTGTTAAATTTTTATTATTATTAATTATAGTACCTTTATTAGTACATAATTTAGCTAAAATTACCTTAGGAAAAGTATTTATAGATCCTTATTTTTCTCAGCATCAAGAAGTAGTATTTATTAATCAAGATTTACAAGAAGAAGCATTAATGGAACTAAAAACCTATGAAGAAAGTCTCAATCTAAAACATATTATTGGTTTAATGCCTGATTTATCTGCCGAAGAAAAAGAAGAAAAAATTAAAGAAAAAGCTCAAGAATTAGTTCAAAATTTTCGTAATCAAAGTTCTAATGCTATTAAAAATATTTTTGCTGATATTTTCTCTTTCATCGCCTTTGGTTTAATACTTGTTTATAGTAAATCGGAATTATCTATTCTAAAATCTTTTATTGATGAAACAGTTTACGGCTTAAGTGATTCAGCAAAAGCTTTTTTAATTATTCTATTTACGGATATATTTGTGGGTTTTCACTCTCCCCATGGCTGGGAAATTATTTTAGAAAATATTGCCCGTCATTTTGGCTTACCAGAAAATCGAGATTTTAATTTTTTATTTATTGCCACTTTTCCTGTTATTTTAGATACCGTTTTAAAATATTGGATTTTCCGTTACCTTAATCGTATTTCTCCTTCTGCGGTAGCTACTTATAAAAATATGAACGAGTCTTAA
- a CDS encoding DUF3146 family protein encodes MTLPNTLAQITITNQCWQKGNIEGKVNAGNYQWFFLWHFRQGKLSVKPIFGRSLIQEPLCRFLETHDYQLEVGGDYQFCLRAKL; translated from the coding sequence ATGACATTACCAAATACCCTTGCACAAATAACTATTACTAATCAATGTTGGCAAAAAGGAAATATAGAAGGAAAAGTTAATGCGGGAAATTATCAATGGTTTTTTTTATGGCATTTTCGTCAGGGAAAATTATCTGTAAAACCTATTTTTGGACGTAGTTTGATTCAAGAACCCTTGTGTCGCTTTTTAGAAACACATGATTATCAATTAGAAGTAGGAGGAGATTATCAGTTTTGTTTAAGGGCAAAGCTATGA
- a CDS encoding NAD+ synthase: MKIAIAQINPTIGDIKNNAKKIKQKAELAAKEKAKLLLTPELSLCGYPPKDLLLNQDFISAMAEELSELARKIPSEIYVLVGTVTFNLFANKEGKKPLYNSVALINNGKIHQIFHKRLLPTYDVFEEDRYFSAGNEVNYFNLDNVKIGVTICEDLWNDEQFWGKKTYEINPLQDLVNLDVDLIINLSASPYIVGKQKVREAMLNHIVNKYKKPIIYVNQVGGNDDLIFDGYSCALNQAGDIVNRCNPYQEDLTYVEYQEKNNDLLPSLINNLITTEEKEIYQALVLGIRDYAKKCGFTKVILGLSGGIDSALVATLAVDALGKDNVFAVLMPSPYSSKHSIIDAEKLIKNLGIKSEILPIKEVMKSYDFLLNPLFKNTEFGIAEENLQSRIRGTLLMAIANKFGYLLLSTGNKSEMAVGYCTLYGDMNGGLAVIADVPKTKVFRICKWINRNKEIIPNNILIKPPSAELKPDQKDEDSLPPYEILDDILERYINKHQSIEEINQSGHNLDIIKKVIKLVIRAEFKRKQAPPGLKITDRAFGTGWKMPIASKLTVNN; encoded by the coding sequence ATGAAAATAGCCATCGCTCAAATCAATCCAACCATAGGAGATATAAAAAATAATGCAAAAAAAATTAAACAAAAAGCGGAATTAGCTGCTAAAGAAAAAGCAAAATTATTATTAACCCCTGAATTATCTCTGTGCGGTTATCCTCCTAAAGATTTACTATTAAATCAAGATTTTATTAGTGCTATGGCTGAAGAATTATCAGAATTAGCACGTAAGATTCCTTCGGAAATTTATGTCTTGGTTGGCACAGTAACATTTAATCTTTTTGCCAATAAAGAAGGTAAAAAGCCCCTTTATAATAGTGTTGCCTTAATTAATAATGGTAAAATTCATCAAATATTCCATAAAAGATTATTACCAACCTATGACGTATTTGAAGAAGATCGTTATTTTAGTGCTGGAAATGAAGTCAATTACTTTAATTTAGATAACGTCAAAATTGGTGTAACAATTTGTGAAGATTTATGGAATGATGAACAATTTTGGGGCAAAAAAACTTATGAAATAAATCCTCTTCAAGACTTAGTAAATTTAGATGTAGATTTAATTATTAATTTATCAGCTTCACCTTATATTGTGGGAAAACAAAAGGTAAGAGAAGCAATGTTAAATCATATTGTTAATAAATATAAAAAACCGATTATTTATGTTAATCAGGTAGGTGGAAATGATGATTTAATTTTTGATGGTTATAGTTGTGCATTGAATCAAGCAGGAGATATTGTAAATAGATGTAATCCTTATCAAGAAGATTTAACTTATGTCGAATATCAAGAAAAAAATAATGATTTATTACCTAGTTTAATTAATAATTTAATTACCACAGAAGAAAAAGAAATTTATCAAGCTTTAGTCTTAGGAATAAGAGATTATGCTAAAAAGTGTGGTTTTACTAAAGTTATTTTGGGCTTAAGTGGAGGCATTGATTCAGCTTTAGTTGCTACTCTTGCTGTTGATGCCTTAGGAAAAGATAATGTTTTTGCAGTGTTAATGCCTTCTCCTTATAGTTCAAAACATTCTATTATTGATGCAGAAAAATTAATTAAAAATTTAGGAATTAAAAGTGAAATCTTGCCGATAAAAGAAGTCATGAAAAGTTATGATTTTTTATTAAATCCTTTATTTAAAAATACAGAATTTGGAATAGCTGAAGAAAATTTGCAATCACGAATTAGAGGAACTTTATTAATGGCGATCGCAAATAAGTTTGGTTATTTATTATTATCAACAGGGAATAAATCAGAAATGGCAGTGGGATATTGTACTCTTTATGGTGATATGAATGGAGGTTTAGCCGTAATTGCTGATGTACCAAAAACAAAAGTGTTTCGTATTTGTAAATGGATTAATAGAAATAAAGAAATAATTCCCAATAATATTTTAATAAAGCCTCCTAGTGCAGAGTTAAAACCTGATCAAAAAGACGAAGATTCTTTGCCACCTTACGAAATTTTAGATGATATTTTAGAACGTTATATTAATAAACATCAATCCATAGAAGAAATTAACCAAAGTGGTCATAATTTAGACATTATTAAGAAAGTAATAAAATTAGTTATTCGTGCTGAATTTAAACGAAAACAAGCTCCTCCCGGATTAAAAATTACTGACCGCGCATTTGGAACAGGCTGGAAAATGCCTATTGCTAGTAAATTAACAGTGAATAATTAA
- a CDS encoding serine/threonine-protein kinase: MSLGKKDNRILGDRYQLVELIGSGAMGQVYRAEDQVLGGVTVAVKFLSQTLLNEKMRHRFEREATISALLGEKSIHIIRVRDYGIDENEVPYYVMEFLEGQSLSDIIKFQPMALKRFLYITRQICVGMDAAHSGIMLHGELCQVVHRDIKPSNVSVMQDPTLGELVKILDFGIAKLVQANATQTHSFMGTLAYCSPEQMEGKELDNRSDIYSLGVMMYEMLTLEMPILPETSSFGAWYKAHHDFEPRPFESHLQIPSELKNIILKCMAKSRENRPQTVAEILKVIEGLEKKNSRGNSSNKTSYSGQETVVASSTMDNDRTEISDGVVKTSKPKINITKDTQLTWPKNKPLQKIVFPRIVNTQNETYPSLWVMLDKQDILNRIVSIRYNQFLFLNSPHPMILWITVIYNPTHGPRWLPCYLDLKTESARQVVVSLSELGSYKILFFALEEPEKCQHSMISTIASNQCAIMQEWIKNSTSFTDKGEAQISRKRLRDEFERLKPRILQKLAQSYK, translated from the coding sequence ATGAGTTTAGGGAAAAAAGACAATCGTATATTAGGTGATCGTTATCAACTGGTAGAATTAATCGGCTCAGGGGCGATGGGACAAGTGTATCGAGCTGAAGATCAGGTGTTAGGTGGAGTAACGGTAGCCGTCAAATTCCTCTCCCAAACTCTGCTAAATGAAAAAATGCGTCATCGTTTTGAAAGAGAAGCGACTATTAGTGCTTTATTAGGGGAAAAAAGCATTCATATTATTCGTGTAAGAGATTATGGTATTGATGAAAATGAAGTGCCCTACTATGTAATGGAATTTTTGGAGGGGCAGAGTTTAAGCGATATTATTAAATTTCAACCGATGGCATTAAAAAGATTTCTCTACATTACCCGTCAAATTTGTGTAGGAATGGATGCCGCCCATAGTGGCATAATGTTGCATGGAGAGCTTTGTCAAGTAGTACATAGAGATATTAAACCTAGCAATGTATCTGTAATGCAAGATCCAACATTGGGAGAATTAGTAAAAATATTAGATTTTGGAATCGCTAAATTAGTACAAGCAAATGCAACCCAAACTCATTCATTTATGGGAACTTTGGCTTATTGCTCCCCTGAACAAATGGAGGGTAAAGAGTTAGATAATCGTTCGGATATTTATAGTTTAGGGGTGATGATGTATGAAATGTTGACTCTGGAAATGCCGATTTTACCTGAAACATCTTCCTTTGGTGCATGGTATAAAGCCCATCATGATTTTGAACCACGCCCCTTTGAATCTCATTTACAAATACCTTCAGAATTAAAAAATATTATTCTTAAGTGTATGGCGAAATCCCGTGAAAATCGTCCTCAAACTGTTGCTGAAATCTTAAAAGTGATTGAAGGATTAGAAAAAAAGAATAGCCGTGGCAATTCTAGTAATAAAACAAGCTATTCTGGTCAAGAAACTGTAGTGGCAAGTAGTACTATGGATAATGATCGAACAGAAATTTCTGATGGTGTGGTAAAAACTTCCAAACCGAAAATAAATATTACAAAAGATACTCAATTAACTTGGCCCAAAAATAAACCTTTACAAAAAATTGTTTTCCCTCGTATTGTCAATACCCAAAATGAAACTTATCCTAGTTTGTGGGTAATGTTAGATAAACAAGATATTTTAAATCGTATAGTTAGTATTCGTTACAATCAATTTCTTTTTCTTAATTCGCCTCATCCAATGATTTTATGGATTACAGTAATTTATAATCCTACTCATGGTCCAAGATGGCTACCTTGTTATTTAGACTTAAAAACTGAAAGTGCGAGACAAGTGGTTGTTTCTCTTTCGGAATTAGGTAGTTATAAAATTTTATTTTTTGCGTTAGAAGAACCCGAAAAATGTCAACATAGTATGATTTCTACTATTGCATCTAATCAATGTGCCATTATGCAAGAATGGATTAAAAATAGTACTTCTTTTACCGATAAAGGAGAAGCTCAAATCAGTCGTAAACGCTTAAGGGATGAATTTGAACGTTTAAAACCTCGTATTTTACAAAAATTAGCCCAAAGCTATAAATAA
- a CDS encoding polysaccharide biosynthesis tyrosine autokinase has product MFKKKKSDFELNSINNNHQEIENKVVSSLPIKSKITEEKKDNPHGFYQFFASLKRRWIVLITVTTGITAIVGFWTYQQSPIYQGKFMLLVEKYEEKGKNDVNNNININGGISPSQLAEIDYNTEIQILSSSSVLLPILEEIAIKYPDIYEDINLENLDNLTIKPLENTKILEVTFKNKNPEKIKYVLDKIADSYLANNLEENKNNINEGLKFVRNQVPQLENQVSSLQNQLQKLRQQYQFIDPQIKATELTQQLITVEKDYLATQVQLQQANSAYINIQQQLNLSPEQAIAVSNLTQSPTYQNSLKQLQDLEVELAVQSAVFTDESPQIITLKEKRENLLKLLRQESNNTLAKNFGNITDQQSIALSTPNQIRTKLTEELLSKANEIKMLQTKIDSLKIVLAQINQHTQKMPDLTRKYTDLQRELQSNTDSLKRFLEIKEKLELEQVQKTVNWRVISPPQKPKKPIYPIPLNNMIIGFLGGLILGTITSLIVDKLDDKIYSLNQLKSYAKQPILGEIPVQKNINSIEKIIHKTLPSFNTHTESPPNWMSKATEIEEYKSSYWIESFRNLYTNISLIGLDSPVISLVISSANPAEGKSTITLNLAKAAAAIGQKVLLIDADLRLPQLHHLLGINNNNGLSDILGKESDLSSVIKKIPEWENLSVITAGQIVLDPTQLLHSKKMQYIIKQLKKSQQFDLILFDSPSILGFSDARIITPHTNGLVLVVKLGKTEKNPLQQVIEQVKISHIPLLGIVANGIKYNDQGGYYRSNYHNYYQSSKTINKSNS; this is encoded by the coding sequence ATGTTTAAGAAAAAAAAATCTGATTTTGAATTGAATTCTATTAATAATAACCATCAGGAGATAGAAAACAAAGTCGTTTCTTCTTTACCTATAAAGTCAAAAATAACTGAAGAAAAAAAAGATAATCCTCATGGTTTTTATCAATTTTTTGCGTCCTTAAAAAGACGCTGGATTGTTTTGATAACTGTAACAACAGGAATTACTGCCATCGTAGGTTTTTGGACTTATCAACAATCACCTATTTATCAAGGTAAATTCATGTTATTAGTGGAAAAATATGAAGAAAAAGGAAAAAATGATGTTAATAATAATATTAATATAAATGGAGGAATCTCTCCATCTCAGTTAGCAGAAATTGATTACAATACAGAAATACAAATTTTAAGTAGTTCCAGTGTTTTGTTGCCTATTTTAGAGGAAATTGCTATTAAATATCCAGATATTTATGAAGATATTAACCTCGAAAATTTAGATAATTTAACAATCAAACCATTGGAAAATACAAAAATATTAGAAGTTACCTTTAAAAATAAAAATCCTGAAAAGATTAAATACGTTTTAGATAAAATTGCCGATAGTTATTTAGCTAATAATTTAGAAGAAAATAAAAATAATATTAATGAAGGTTTAAAATTTGTTCGCAATCAAGTACCACAATTAGAAAATCAAGTTAGCTCTTTACAAAACCAATTACAAAAATTAAGACAACAATATCAATTTATTGATCCTCAAATTAAAGCCACAGAATTAACTCAACAGTTGATTACTGTAGAAAAAGATTATTTAGCAACACAAGTTCAGTTACAACAAGCTAATTCTGCTTATATTAATATACAACAACAATTAAATTTATCCCCTGAACAAGCTATTGCTGTCAGTAATTTAACTCAATCCCCTACTTATCAAAATTCATTAAAACAATTACAAGATTTAGAAGTAGAATTAGCAGTACAATCCGCAGTTTTTACTGATGAAAGTCCTCAAATTATTACCTTAAAAGAAAAAAGAGAAAATTTACTAAAATTATTAAGACAAGAAAGTAATAATACTTTAGCAAAAAACTTTGGTAATATTACAGACCAACAATCAATTGCCTTATCTACTCCTAATCAAATTCGTACCAAATTAACCGAAGAATTGCTATCAAAAGCCAACGAAATTAAAATGTTGCAGACAAAAATTGATAGTTTAAAAATAGTTTTAGCACAAATTAATCAGCATACCCAAAAAATGCCCGATCTCACCAGAAAATATACAGATTTACAAAGAGAACTGCAATCTAATACTGATAGTTTAAAAAGATTTTTAGAAATCAAAGAAAAGTTAGAATTAGAACAAGTTCAAAAAACAGTAAATTGGCGGGTAATTAGTCCACCACAAAAGCCTAAAAAGCCCATTTATCCCATACCATTAAATAATATGATTATTGGTTTTTTAGGAGGATTAATTTTAGGTACAATAACTTCATTAATAGTTGATAAATTAGACGACAAGATTTATTCTTTAAACCAACTAAAAAGTTATGCAAAACAACCAATATTAGGGGAAATTCCTGTTCAGAAAAACATTAATTCTATCGAAAAAATTATCCATAAAACTTTGCCTTCTTTTAACACACACACTGAATCTCCACCAAATTGGATGTCAAAAGCCACTGAAATAGAAGAGTATAAATCGTCTTATTGGATTGAATCTTTTCGTAATCTTTACACTAATATCAGTTTGATTGGCTTAGATTCTCCCGTAATTTCATTAGTAATCAGTTCTGCAAATCCTGCAGAAGGTAAATCCACCATTACCTTAAATTTAGCAAAAGCGGCAGCCGCCATAGGACAAAAAGTATTACTAATTGATGCAGACTTACGATTACCTCAATTACACCATCTTTTAGGAATAAATAACAATAATGGTTTAAGTGATATTTTAGGTAAAGAAAGTGATTTATCATCAGTTATCAAAAAAATACCTGAGTGGGAAAACCTATCAGTGATTACGGCGGGACAGATAGTACTAGACCCTACTCAATTATTACATTCAAAAAAAATGCAGTACATAATCAAACAATTAAAAAAATCTCAACAATTTGATTTAATTTTATTTGATAGCCCTTCCATTTTAGGTTTTTCCGATGCTAGAATTATCACTCCTCATACCAACGGTTTAGTTTTAGTAGTTAAATTGGGTAAAACAGAGAAAAATCCTTTACAACAGGTGATAGAACAGGTAAAAATATCTCATATTCCCCTATTAGGTATTGTTGCTAACGGAATCAAATATAATGATCAAGGAGGATATTATCGCTCCAACTATCACAATTATTATCAATCATCAAAAACAATTAACAAAAGCAATTCCTAA
- a CDS encoding response regulator transcription factor, whose product MPLQILVTDDDLTIRRLIKDCLELHGYSVILASDGQEALSLAHKYHPHLLISDIRMPHKDGYNLVKELRQNPHFRLLPVVFLTNKHSTQDKISGYQAGCDIYLPKPFQPDELSAVVRHLLDRSQIIQSELLFTEIDNINYEESISIINDDVSIKNNFRFTKRETEVLHLLIKGFSNLKIAEKLFLSPKTVEKYVSNLLKKTDSANRTELVSFVFTNKIM is encoded by the coding sequence ATGCCTCTGCAAATCCTCGTCACAGATGATGATCTTACCATTAGAAGATTAATCAAAGATTGTTTAGAATTACATGGTTATTCTGTTATTTTAGCTTCCGATGGTCAAGAAGCTCTCTCATTAGCTCATAAATATCATCCTCATCTTTTAATTTCTGATATTAGAATGCCTCATAAAGATGGTTATAATTTAGTCAAAGAGTTACGACAAAATCCTCATTTTCGTTTATTACCCGTAGTCTTTTTAACTAATAAACACTCAACCCAAGATAAAATTAGTGGTTATCAAGCTGGTTGTGATATTTACTTACCAAAACCCTTTCAACCAGACGAATTATCTGCTGTTGTACGTCATTTATTAGATAGATCACAAATTATTCAGTCAGAATTATTATTTACGGAAATTGATAATATTAATTATGAAGAATCTATTTCGATAATCAATGATGATGTATCAATCAAAAATAATTTTAGATTTACAAAAAGAGAAACAGAAGTTTTACATCTACTAATTAAAGGTTTTTCTAATTTAAAAATAGCAGAAAAATTATTTTTAAGTCCGAAAACAGTTGAAAAATATGTTAGTAATTTATTGAAAAAAACTGATTCTGCTAATCGAACAGAATTAGTAAGTTTTGTTTTTACTAATAAAATAATGTAG
- the sufR gene encoding iron-sulfur cluster biosynthesis transcriptional regulator SufR encodes MTTSLQQSSKDSILQYLLKENKASAQTIAEVMDISAQATRRHLKELEDQGLIIKDITQIKTGRPQHLYSLSRKGRNRFPQNYGEFAVSFLDTLTETVGENQVSKVLEKQWQRKAENYRQYITGKTLKQRVSQLVEIRKEEGYMAELFCVEESTDLDHQQQFFLSEHNCAISDVAESYPQVCGHELEMFASLFPDCKVERTNWINDGEHRCGYLIKKILN; translated from the coding sequence ATGACGACTTCCCTACAACAATCTAGTAAAGATTCTATTTTGCAATATCTGCTTAAAGAAAATAAGGCTTCGGCTCAAACTATAGCTGAAGTTATGGATATTAGTGCTCAAGCAACTCGCCGACATTTAAAAGAGTTGGAAGATCAAGGATTAATAATAAAAGATATTACCCAAATAAAGACAGGCAGACCACAACATCTTTATTCTCTTTCTCGGAAAGGACGTAATCGTTTTCCCCAAAATTACGGTGAGTTTGCAGTGTCGTTTTTAGATACCCTTACCGAAACGGTAGGTGAAAATCAGGTTAGTAAAGTATTAGAAAAGCAGTGGCAAAGAAAAGCGGAAAATTATAGACAATATATTACTGGTAAAACTTTAAAACAAAGAGTTAGTCAGCTAGTAGAAATTAGAAAAGAAGAAGGTTATATGGCAGAGTTGTTTTGTGTCGAAGAATCTACAGATTTAGATCATCAACAACAATTTTTTTTAAGTGAACATAATTGTGCTATTTCTGACGTAGCTGAATCTTATCCTCAAGTTTGTGGTCATGAATTAGAAATGTTTGCTTCTTTATTTCCTGATTGTAAAGTAGAAAGAACTAATTGGATTAATGATGGTGAACATCGTTGCGGTTATTTGATTAAAAAAATTTTAAATTAA
- a CDS encoding SLBB domain-containing protein yields the protein MISKFTHQILGIGINIPILLISSAIHAQSPTVIENQGLLPSIQSTNRQNILPEIKPYSLGPGDIIRVSVYDLPDQGGDFQIFTDGTVSIPLIGTFNIAGKTVQEVYQLFTKEYARFLKRPAITVTLMAQRPLKLAIAGEVNIPGKYTLNPDLGDRKRPKVTDLLEKAGGLTISANVREILLKRQEEKGERIYTIDFWQLLQQGDLKQDVDLQDGDVIIIPKQETINVKEYRQLVDANFGIKFAQPPNITIVGEVNRPGAYTVPIETGPPRLTIALQQSGGIREMANIRQITVNRTTRDGQEQNIEINLWEMLETGDVNKDIVLQNGDTIIVPRAEELDPTEAQTIASANFSPAEITVNVVGSVRKPGALKITPNSSLNAAILASGGFDERRANNSVVQLVRVNPNGTVTKRDVNVNLSAGVNEQTNPILKNNDVIIVNRNGITAFSDSFETILGPIGRTFSVLNLFNVFSNN from the coding sequence ATGATATCTAAATTTACTCATCAGATCCTAGGAATAGGGATTAATATTCCTATATTATTAATCTCTTCCGCTATTCATGCTCAATCTCCTACAGTTATAGAAAATCAAGGTTTATTACCTTCTATACAATCTACTAATCGTCAGAATATTTTACCCGAAATAAAGCCTTATAGCCTAGGTCCTGGAGATATTATCCGAGTTAGTGTATATGATCTCCCTGATCAAGGTGGGGATTTTCAAATATTTACAGATGGCACAGTGTCAATTCCTCTTATTGGTACTTTTAATATTGCAGGAAAAACAGTTCAAGAAGTTTATCAACTTTTTACAAAGGAATATGCAAGATTTCTTAAACGTCCTGCTATAACCGTTACACTTATGGCACAACGCCCTCTCAAATTGGCGATCGCAGGAGAAGTAAATATACCCGGTAAATATACCCTCAATCCAGACTTAGGAGATAGAAAACGACCAAAAGTAACAGATTTACTGGAAAAAGCAGGGGGTTTAACTATCTCAGCCAATGTGAGAGAAATTTTGTTAAAAAGACAAGAGGAGAAAGGGGAAAGAATATACACCATCGATTTTTGGCAACTATTACAACAAGGAGACTTAAAACAAGACGTTGACTTACAAGACGGAGACGTGATTATCATACCCAAACAAGAAACCATTAATGTCAAAGAATACCGTCAATTAGTCGATGCCAATTTTGGCATTAAATTTGCTCAACCGCCTAATATTACCATTGTTGGAGAAGTTAATCGCCCAGGTGCTTATACTGTACCTATTGAGACAGGACCACCTAGACTTACGATCGCCTTACAACAAAGTGGAGGTATTCGAGAAATGGCAAATATTCGTCAAATTACGGTGAATAGAACAACAAGAGATGGACAAGAGCAAAACATTGAGATTAATCTATGGGAAATGTTAGAAACAGGAGATGTAAATAAAGATATTGTTTTACAAAATGGGGATACAATTATTGTACCCAGAGCGGAAGAACTTGATCCCACTGAAGCTCAAACCATAGCATCAGCAAACTTTTCTCCTGCCGAAATTACCGTTAATGTAGTAGGATCAGTGAGGAAACCCGGAGCATTAAAAATAACCCCAAATAGTTCTTTGAATGCCGCAATATTAGCTTCTGGTGGTTTTGATGAACGTCGAGCAAATAATAGTGTAGTTCAACTGGTAAGAGTAAATCCCAATGGCACAGTCACAAAAAGAGATGTTAACGTGAATTTATCAGCGGGAGTCAATGAACAAACAAATCCTATTCTTAAAAATAATGATGTCATTATCGTTAACAGAAATGGTATAACCGCTTTTTCCGATAGTTTTGAGACGATTTTAGGACCTATTGGTAGAACTTTTTCTGTGTTAAATTTGTTTAATGTTTTTAGTAATAATTAG